A genomic window from Scatophagus argus isolate fScaArg1 chromosome 17, fScaArg1.pri, whole genome shotgun sequence includes:
- the atp5if1a gene encoding ATPase inhibitor A, mitochondrial → MSRFLLRANLRRCITSQIRMASDQLGELGKGAGKGGGGGGSVREAGGAFGKREVAEEERYFRQKEKEQMEALRKHHTEEIEHHKKEIERLQKEIDRHKGKIRKLKHDD, encoded by the exons ATGTCAAGGTTTCTTTTGAGAGCAAACCTAAGGAGATGCATCACCTCTCAGATTAGAATGGCATCTGATCAG CTTGGGGAGTTAGGCAAGGGAGCAGGCaagggtggaggtggaggaggctctGTGAGGGAGGCAGGAGGTGCATTTGGAAAGCGAGAGGTAGCAGAAGAGGAGCGGTACTTCAG gcagaaggagaaggagcagatgGAGGCGCTGAGGAAGCATCATACAGAGGAGATTGAGCATCACAAGAAGGAGATTGAGCGCCTACAGAAGGAGATTGATCGCCACAAGGGCAAAATCAGAAAGCTGAAACATGATGATTAA
- the LOC124074517 gene encoding heterogeneous nuclear ribonucleoprotein R isoform X3 has protein sequence MAAAEVNGSSAPVKEEEEPMDVTTTHTENYQTLIDAGLPQKVAESLDNIFQTGLVAYVDLDERAIDALREFNEEGALTVLQQFKESDLSHVQNKSAFLCGVMKTYRQREKQGSKVQESTKGPDEAKIKALLERTGYTLDVTTGQRKYGGPPPEDVFKGSQPGIGTEVFVGKIPRDLYEDELVPLFESAGAIWDLRLMMDPLSGQNRGYAFITYCNKDDAQKAVKLCDNHEIRPGKYLGVCISVANNRLFVGSIPKNKTRESILEDFGKVTEGLQEVILYHQPDDKKKNRGFCFLEYEDHKSAAQARRRLMSGKVKVWGNPVTVEWADPVAEPDPEVMAKVKVLFVRKLATAVTEELLEKTFSQFGKLERVKKLKDYAFVHFEERDAAVKAMEEMNGKELGGEEIEIVLAKPPDKKRKERQAARQTTRNAGYDDYYYYPPPRMPPPGRGRGRGGRGGYAYPPDYYGYEDYYDDYYGYDYHDYRGGYEDPYYGYEDVYSMRGRGTRPSRGGPPPPRARGAPPARGRGGYAQRGPPLGGPRGGRGGRGAPFQPQRGRGPRGARGNRGGNVGGKRKADVFNQPDSKRRQTNNQQNWGSQPIAQQPLQQGADYSGGEALRAAPLE, from the exons ATGGCTGCCGCTGAGGTGAACGGTAGTTCCGCCCcggtgaaggaggaggaagagcccATGGAtgtgacaacaacacacacagagaactaCCAGACGCTCATTGATGCGGGGCTGCCCCAGAAAGTGGCAGAAAGTCTAGATAACATCTTCCAGACAG GCTTGGTTGCCTATGTAGACCTAGACGAAAGGGCCATTGATGCACTGCGGGAATTCAATGAAGAGGGCGCGCTTActgtgctgcagcagttcaAAGAGAGCGACCTGTCCCATGTACAG AATAAAAGTGCTTTCCTTTGTGGAGTCATGAAGActtacagacagagagaaaaacaagggaGTAAAGTACAGGAGTCCACCAAAGGCCCCgatgaagcaaaaataaag gcttTGTTGGAGCGGACAGGATACACCCTGGATGTTACCACAGGGCAGAGAAAATACGGAGGGCCCCCACCCGAGGATGTGTTCAAAGGATCACAACCAGGGATAGGAACTGAG GTATTCGTTGGAAAAATCCCAAGGGATTTGTACGAAGATGAGCTGGTGCCACTCTTTGAGTCTGCAGGTGCAATCTGGGACCTCAGGTTAATGATGGACCCGCTCTCTGGACAGAATAGAGGTTACGCCTTCATCACATACTGCAATAAGGATGATGCCCAAAAGGCCGTGAAGCTT TGTGATAACCATGAAATCCGCCCCGGCAAGTACTTGGGAGTGTGTATATCTGTTGCAAACAATCGCCTGTTTGTCGGATCAATTCCAAAGAACAAGACAAGAGAAAGTATATTGGAAGACTTTGGCAAAGTTACAG aGGGTCTCCAAGAGGTCATATTGTATCACCAGCCAgatgacaagaagaagaacCGTGGCTTCTGTTTCCTCGAGTACGAGGACCACAAGTCTGCAGCACAGGCTCGGCGTCGCCTAATGAGTGGCAAGGTCAAGGTGTGGGGGAATCCAGTCACTGTAGAGTGGGCTGACCCTGTCGCTGAGCCAGACCCGGAAGTCATGGCAAAG GTCAAGGTGCTCTTTGTAAGGAAGCTGGCCACAGCAGTGACTGAAGAACTTCTTGAAAAGACCTTCTCTCAGTTTGGAAAGCTGGAGCGAGTTAAGAAATTAAAAGATTATGCATTTGTCCATTTTGAGGAAAGAGATGCTGCTGTAAAG GCAATGGAGGAGATGAACGGGAAAGAgctgggaggagaggaaattGAGATTGTTCTGGCAAAGCCCCCAgacaagaagaggaaagagcGCCAAGCAGCTCGGCAGACCACCAGGAATGCAGG GTATGatgactactactactaccCGCCTCCACGCATGCCCCCGCCAGGCCGAGGCAGGGGTCGTGGAGGCCGAGGGGGCTATGCCTATCCACCAGATTACTATGGATATGAAGACTACTATGATGACTACTATGGCTACGACTATCATGACTACCGTGGTGGCTACGAAGACCCTTACTACGGCTACGAAGATGTGTACAGCATGAGGGGCCGTGGTACTCGTCCCAGCAGGGGGGGACCTCCGCCACCTCGGGCCCGTGGAGCGCCACCGGCACGTGGCCGAGGCGGCTATGCCCAAAGAGGGCCACCCCTCGGTGGTCCAAGGGGTGGCCGAGGAGGGCGGGGAGCCCCTTTCCAGCCGCAGAGGGGGCGCGGTCCTCGTGGGGCCAGGGGCAATCGCGGAGGCAACGTCGGCGGAAAGAGGAAGGCAGACGTGTTTAACCAGCCTGACTCCAAGCGCCGCCAGACCAACAACCAACAGAACTGGGGGTCCCAGCCCATCGCCCAGCAGCCCCTGCAGCAAGGGGCCGACTATTCCG GTGGAGAAGCATTGAGAGCGGCACCACTAGAATGA
- the LOC124074517 gene encoding heterogeneous nuclear ribonucleoprotein R isoform X2 — MAAAEVNGSSAPVKEEEEPMDVTTTHTENYQTLIDAGLPQKVAESLDNIFQTGLVAYVDLDERAIDALREFNEEGALTVLQQFKESDLSHVQNKSAFLCGVMKTYRQREKQGSKVQESTKGPDEAKIKALLERTGYTLDVTTGQRKYGGPPPEDVFKGSQPGIGTEVFVGKIPRDLYEDELVPLFESAGAIWDLRLMMDPLSGQNRGYAFITYCNKDDAQKAVKLCDNHEIRPGKYLGVCISVANNRLFVGSIPKNKTRESILEDFGKVTEGLQEVILYHQPDDKKKNRGFCFLEYEDHKSAAQARRRLMSGKVKVWGNPVTVEWADPVAEPDPEVMAKVKVLFVRKLATAVTEELLEKTFSQFGKLERVKKLKDYAFVHFEERDAAVKAMEEMNGKELGGEEIEIVLAKPPDKKRKERQAARQTTRNAGYDDYYYYPPPRMPPPGRGRGRGGRGGYAYPPDYYGYEDYYDDYYGYDYHDYRGGYEDPYYGYEDVYSMRGRGTRPSRGGPPPPRARGAPPARGRGGYAQRGPPLGGPRGGRGGRGAPFQPQRGRGPRGARGNRGGNVGGKRKADVFNQPDSKRRQTNNQQNWGSQPIAQQPLQQGADYSGNYGYSNDTMEFSQDSYGQQWK; from the exons ATGGCTGCCGCTGAGGTGAACGGTAGTTCCGCCCcggtgaaggaggaggaagagcccATGGAtgtgacaacaacacacacagagaactaCCAGACGCTCATTGATGCGGGGCTGCCCCAGAAAGTGGCAGAAAGTCTAGATAACATCTTCCAGACAG GCTTGGTTGCCTATGTAGACCTAGACGAAAGGGCCATTGATGCACTGCGGGAATTCAATGAAGAGGGCGCGCTTActgtgctgcagcagttcaAAGAGAGCGACCTGTCCCATGTACAG AATAAAAGTGCTTTCCTTTGTGGAGTCATGAAGActtacagacagagagaaaaacaagggaGTAAAGTACAGGAGTCCACCAAAGGCCCCgatgaagcaaaaataaag gcttTGTTGGAGCGGACAGGATACACCCTGGATGTTACCACAGGGCAGAGAAAATACGGAGGGCCCCCACCCGAGGATGTGTTCAAAGGATCACAACCAGGGATAGGAACTGAG GTATTCGTTGGAAAAATCCCAAGGGATTTGTACGAAGATGAGCTGGTGCCACTCTTTGAGTCTGCAGGTGCAATCTGGGACCTCAGGTTAATGATGGACCCGCTCTCTGGACAGAATAGAGGTTACGCCTTCATCACATACTGCAATAAGGATGATGCCCAAAAGGCCGTGAAGCTT TGTGATAACCATGAAATCCGCCCCGGCAAGTACTTGGGAGTGTGTATATCTGTTGCAAACAATCGCCTGTTTGTCGGATCAATTCCAAAGAACAAGACAAGAGAAAGTATATTGGAAGACTTTGGCAAAGTTACAG aGGGTCTCCAAGAGGTCATATTGTATCACCAGCCAgatgacaagaagaagaacCGTGGCTTCTGTTTCCTCGAGTACGAGGACCACAAGTCTGCAGCACAGGCTCGGCGTCGCCTAATGAGTGGCAAGGTCAAGGTGTGGGGGAATCCAGTCACTGTAGAGTGGGCTGACCCTGTCGCTGAGCCAGACCCGGAAGTCATGGCAAAG GTCAAGGTGCTCTTTGTAAGGAAGCTGGCCACAGCAGTGACTGAAGAACTTCTTGAAAAGACCTTCTCTCAGTTTGGAAAGCTGGAGCGAGTTAAGAAATTAAAAGATTATGCATTTGTCCATTTTGAGGAAAGAGATGCTGCTGTAAAG GCAATGGAGGAGATGAACGGGAAAGAgctgggaggagaggaaattGAGATTGTTCTGGCAAAGCCCCCAgacaagaagaggaaagagcGCCAAGCAGCTCGGCAGACCACCAGGAATGCAGG GTATGatgactactactactaccCGCCTCCACGCATGCCCCCGCCAGGCCGAGGCAGGGGTCGTGGAGGCCGAGGGGGCTATGCCTATCCACCAGATTACTATGGATATGAAGACTACTATGATGACTACTATGGCTACGACTATCATGACTACCGTGGTGGCTACGAAGACCCTTACTACGGCTACGAAGATGTGTACAGCATGAGGGGCCGTGGTACTCGTCCCAGCAGGGGGGGACCTCCGCCACCTCGGGCCCGTGGAGCGCCACCGGCACGTGGCCGAGGCGGCTATGCCCAAAGAGGGCCACCCCTCGGTGGTCCAAGGGGTGGCCGAGGAGGGCGGGGAGCCCCTTTCCAGCCGCAGAGGGGGCGCGGTCCTCGTGGGGCCAGGGGCAATCGCGGAGGCAACGTCGGCGGAAAGAGGAAGGCAGACGTGTTTAACCAGCCTGACTCCAAGCGCCGCCAGACCAACAACCAACAGAACTGGGGGTCCCAGCCCATCGCCCAGCAGCCCCTGCAGCAAGGGGCCGACTATTCCGGTAACTATGGTTACAGTAATGACACCATGGAGTTTTCACAGGATTCTTATGGGCAGCAGTGGAAGTAG
- the LOC124074517 gene encoding heterogeneous nuclear ribonucleoprotein R isoform X1 yields the protein MAAAEVNGSSAPVKEEEEPMDVTTTHTENYQTLIDAGLPQKVAESLDNIFQTGLVAYVDLDERAIDALREFNEEGALTVLQQFKESDLSHVQNKSAFLCGVMKTYRQREKQGSKVQESTKGPDEAKIKALLERTGYTLDVTTGQRKYGGPPPEDVFKGSQPGIGTEVFVGKIPRDLYEDELVPLFESAGAIWDLRLMMDPLSGQNRGYAFITYCNKDDAQKAVKLCDNHEIRPGKYLGVCISVANNRLFVGSIPKNKTRESILEDFGKVTEGLQEVILYHQPDDKKKNRGFCFLEYEDHKSAAQARRRLMSGKVKVWGNPVTVEWADPVAEPDPEVMAKVKVLFVRKLATAVTEELLEKTFSQFGKLERVKKLKDYAFVHFEERDAAVKAMEEMNGKELGGEEIEIVLAKPPDKKRKERQAARQTTRNAGYDDYYYYPPPRMPPPGRGRGRGGRGGYAYPPDYYGYEDYYDDYYGYDYHDYRGGYEDPYYGYEDVYSMRGRGTRPSRGGPPPPRARGAPPARGRGGYAQRGPPLGGPRGGRGGRGAPFQPQRGRGPRGARGNRGGNVGGKRKADVFNQPDSKRRQTNNQQNWGSQPIAQQPLQQGADYSAYPVRTSKRRSLGMQPRKCIILHY from the exons ATGGCTGCCGCTGAGGTGAACGGTAGTTCCGCCCcggtgaaggaggaggaagagcccATGGAtgtgacaacaacacacacagagaactaCCAGACGCTCATTGATGCGGGGCTGCCCCAGAAAGTGGCAGAAAGTCTAGATAACATCTTCCAGACAG GCTTGGTTGCCTATGTAGACCTAGACGAAAGGGCCATTGATGCACTGCGGGAATTCAATGAAGAGGGCGCGCTTActgtgctgcagcagttcaAAGAGAGCGACCTGTCCCATGTACAG AATAAAAGTGCTTTCCTTTGTGGAGTCATGAAGActtacagacagagagaaaaacaagggaGTAAAGTACAGGAGTCCACCAAAGGCCCCgatgaagcaaaaataaag gcttTGTTGGAGCGGACAGGATACACCCTGGATGTTACCACAGGGCAGAGAAAATACGGAGGGCCCCCACCCGAGGATGTGTTCAAAGGATCACAACCAGGGATAGGAACTGAG GTATTCGTTGGAAAAATCCCAAGGGATTTGTACGAAGATGAGCTGGTGCCACTCTTTGAGTCTGCAGGTGCAATCTGGGACCTCAGGTTAATGATGGACCCGCTCTCTGGACAGAATAGAGGTTACGCCTTCATCACATACTGCAATAAGGATGATGCCCAAAAGGCCGTGAAGCTT TGTGATAACCATGAAATCCGCCCCGGCAAGTACTTGGGAGTGTGTATATCTGTTGCAAACAATCGCCTGTTTGTCGGATCAATTCCAAAGAACAAGACAAGAGAAAGTATATTGGAAGACTTTGGCAAAGTTACAG aGGGTCTCCAAGAGGTCATATTGTATCACCAGCCAgatgacaagaagaagaacCGTGGCTTCTGTTTCCTCGAGTACGAGGACCACAAGTCTGCAGCACAGGCTCGGCGTCGCCTAATGAGTGGCAAGGTCAAGGTGTGGGGGAATCCAGTCACTGTAGAGTGGGCTGACCCTGTCGCTGAGCCAGACCCGGAAGTCATGGCAAAG GTCAAGGTGCTCTTTGTAAGGAAGCTGGCCACAGCAGTGACTGAAGAACTTCTTGAAAAGACCTTCTCTCAGTTTGGAAAGCTGGAGCGAGTTAAGAAATTAAAAGATTATGCATTTGTCCATTTTGAGGAAAGAGATGCTGCTGTAAAG GCAATGGAGGAGATGAACGGGAAAGAgctgggaggagaggaaattGAGATTGTTCTGGCAAAGCCCCCAgacaagaagaggaaagagcGCCAAGCAGCTCGGCAGACCACCAGGAATGCAGG GTATGatgactactactactaccCGCCTCCACGCATGCCCCCGCCAGGCCGAGGCAGGGGTCGTGGAGGCCGAGGGGGCTATGCCTATCCACCAGATTACTATGGATATGAAGACTACTATGATGACTACTATGGCTACGACTATCATGACTACCGTGGTGGCTACGAAGACCCTTACTACGGCTACGAAGATGTGTACAGCATGAGGGGCCGTGGTACTCGTCCCAGCAGGGGGGGACCTCCGCCACCTCGGGCCCGTGGAGCGCCACCGGCACGTGGCCGAGGCGGCTATGCCCAAAGAGGGCCACCCCTCGGTGGTCCAAGGGGTGGCCGAGGAGGGCGGGGAGCCCCTTTCCAGCCGCAGAGGGGGCGCGGTCCTCGTGGGGCCAGGGGCAATCGCGGAGGCAACGTCGGCGGAAAGAGGAAGGCAGACGTGTTTAACCAGCCTGACTCCAAGCGCCGCCAGACCAACAACCAACAGAACTGGGGGTCCCAGCCCATCGCCCAGCAGCCCCTGCAGCAAGGGGCCGACTATTCCG CATACCCAGTAAGAACCAGCAAGAGAAGAAGTTTGGGGATGCAGCCAAGGAAATGTATAATACTGCACTATTAA
- the dnajc8 gene encoding dnaJ homolog subfamily C member 8 produces MAAAGGEPSSQNMSDELFQTFISEVKQIEKRDSVLTSKQQIDRLLRPGSSYFNLNPFEVLQIDPDATEDELKKRFRALSILVHPDKNQDDPDRAQKAFEAVDKAYKLLLDQEQKKRIIDVIHAGKEYVEHMVKEKKKQLKKDGKSLDVEEDDPEVFKQAVYKQTMKLFAELEIKRKEREAKDMHERKRAREEEIEAAEKAKREREWQKNFEETRDGRVDSWRTFQAKGKSKEKKNRSFLKPPKVKMEQRE; encoded by the exons ATGGCGGCCGCCGGAGGAGAGCCTTCTTCTCAGAACATGTCGGATGAATTATTTCAAACCTTCATCTCGGAG GTGAAGCAGATTGAGAAGAGAGACTCTGTGTTAACCTCCAAGCAGCAGATTGACAGACTGCTCAGACCTGGCTCATCCTATTTCAATCTCAACCCCTTTGAG gTGCTGCAAATTGATCCAGATGCTACAGAGGACGAGTTGAAGAAAAGATTTCGGGCG TTATCCATTTTGGTCCATCCAGACAAAAATCAGGATGATCCAGACAGAGCACAGAAAGCATTTGAGG CTGTGGACAAGGCATACAAACTCCTGCTGGAccaagaacagaagaagagaatcATAGATGTGATCCATGCAGGAAAGGAGTATGTGGAGCATATG gtaaaggagaaaaagaaacagttgAAGAAAGATGGGAAATCGTTGGACGTGGAAGAGGATGACCCTGAAGTG TTCAAGCAAGCAGTGTACAAACAGACCATGAAGCTGTTCGCTGAGCTTGAAATcaagaggaaggaaagggaaGCAAAGGATATGCATGAAAG AAAACGAGCACGAGAGGAAGAAATcgaagcagcagagaaagcaaagcgagagagagaatggCAGAAAAACTTTGAG GAAACACGGGATGGGCGCGTGGACAGTTGGAGGACCTTCCAGGCCAAAGGCAAGAGcaaggagaaaaagaacagGTCTTTCCTCAAGCCACCAAAAGTCAAGATGGAACAGAGGGAATGA
- the si:ch211-81a5.8 gene encoding uncharacterized protein si:ch211-81a5.8, translated as MDSFLSLGSPLKQFTRCVSGKSTTTKRGDKRSQSVRRSSFTRRKSISRRRSLPCSSQKVPDSWLRIYQAELKRERKRQQAMLAKKNAERSVGKTHFRSHHCLPRHTTPARKPAPVKDDSFFGAFQGLSLDGLMGGSSESPAVAAPAGVVGDQCKVM; from the exons ATGGATTCCTTCCTGTCGCTGGGTTCTCCTCTGAAGCAGTTCACCAGATGCGTGTCGGGGAAAAGCACCACCACCAAGAGAGGGGACAAGAGGAGCCAGTCTGTCCGCAGAAGCAGCTTCACCCGCAGGAAGAGCatcagcaggaggagaagccTCCCCTGCAGCAGCCAGAAAGTGCCAGACTCGTGGCTCAGAATATACCAGGCTGAACTGAAGAGAGAAAG GAAACGACAGCAAGCCATGCTGGCCAAGAAGAACGCAGAGAGGTCAGTTGGAAAAACTCACTTCAGGAGCCACCACTGCCTCCCGAGG CATACCACCCCTGCCAGAAAACCAGCCCCAGTGAAGGACGATTCCTTCTTTGGAGCCTTCCAAGGCCTCAGTCTGGACGGACTGATGGGAGGAAGTAGTGAATCTCCTGCCGTTGCTGCCCCTGCTGGTGTTGTTGGAGATCAGTGCAAAGTCATGTGA
- the clk2a gene encoding dual specificity protein kinase CLK2 isoform X2, with translation MECIDHRRGGAHVALKIIKNVEKYKEAARLEINVLEKINEKDPDNKFLCVQMYDWFDYHGHMCISFELLALSTFDFLKENNYLPYSIGQVRHMAYQLCLAIKFLHDNKLTHTDLKPENILFVNSDFTMSFNVEKKREERTVKSTALRVVDFGSATFDHEHHSTIVSTRHYRAPEVILELGWSHPCDVWSIGCILFEYYVGFTLFQTHDNREHLAMMERILGPVPSRMIRKTRKQKYFYRGRLDWDESSSAGKYVRENCKPLRRYLLSEAEEHHQLFDLIESMLEYEPSKRLLLADALKHPFFENGGIGEAAGSKNWEGNRDISR, from the exons ATGGAGTGTATTGACCACCGCAG GGGAGGAGCCCATGTTGCTCTGAAAATTATCAAGAATGTTGAGAAATACAAGGAAGCAGCTCGTTTAGAGATCAATGTATTGGAGAAGATCAATGAAAAGGACCCTGATAACAAATT CCTTTGTGTGCAGATGTATGACTGGTTCGACTACCACGGTCACATGTGTATCTCCTTTGAGCTACTAGCTCTCAGCACCTTCGACTTTCTAAAGGAAAACAACTACCTGCCCTATTCAATAGGTCAGGTTAGACACATGGCCTACCAACTCTGCCTTGCTATAAAAT TTCTCCATGACAATAAgttgacacacacagacctaaAGCCTGAGAACATCCTGTTTGTCAACTCAGACTTCACGATGTCCTTCAATGTAGAAAAG AAACGAGAGGAGCGGACAGTTAAGAGCACAGCGCTACGTGTGGTGGACTTTGGTAGTGCCACTTTCGACCACGAGCACCATAGCACCATCGTGTCCACGCGGCATTACCGCGCTCCTGAGGTCATACTAG AGCTGGGCTGGAGTCATCCCTGTGATGTGTGGAGCATTGGCTGTATCCTGTTTGAGTACTACGTGGGCTTCACCTTGTTTCAG actCATGACAACAGAGAGCATTTAGCCATGATGGAGAGAATCCTGGGACCAGTGCCCTCTAGAATGATTCGTAAAACAAG GAAACAGAAGTATTTCTATCGTGGCCGTTTGGACTGGGACGAGAGCTCCTCAGCGGGGAAATACGTTAGAGAAAACTGCAAACCCCTACGG CGATACTTACTGTCTGAAGCGGAGGAACACCACCAGCTGTTTGACCTCATTGAAAGCATGTTGGAGTACGAGCCTTCCAAAAGGCTTTTGCTAGCCGACGCCCTCAAGCACCCTTTCTTTGAGAATGGGGGCATTGGCGAGGCAGCGGGCAGCAAGAACTGGGAGGGCAATCGGGACATCAGCCGGTGA